From the Halobacterium zhouii genome, the window GCGCTCGATGTCGCCACTCGCCAACTCCTCGATGTACTCGAGGCTCTCGAGGTGGTCGTCCATCGTCAGTTGGGTCGTCCCGAACTCCTCGCGGTAGAGGTAGTCCGAGTCCGTCAACCCCTCGAGGAGGTCGAAGAGGTGGTCTCGAACCGGTTCGCCGATCCACCCGATGCGCTCGTAGTAGTTCAACGTCCGGACCGTGTTCTTCGGGCCGAACTCCGAGAGCAGGTACTCCAGGAACTCCAGGGAGACGACGTCCGCGAGATACCCCGTCGGCGGCTCCGCGAGGTGGGGGCCGTCGCTCTGCGACCGGAGGCCGAGGGCTGGCGCCGACGGCCCGTCGTCGGGCGACTCCTCGCCCGCGTCTGTAGTGACGTCGTCTTCGTCGAACTCGAACTCACCGGTGTCGTCCGAAGCCGTCTCGGTCTCTGCGTCCGCTTCGAGGTCCGAGTCGTCGAACCCGATGTCGTCTTTCTCTTCGGCCTCGATGCCGTCTTCGACGTCGTCGCCCTCGGCCCACTCCGCGTCGCCCGACTCGTACTCTTCTTTGAGTTCCTCGAAGGACGTGCCACCCCCCGATTCGTCGTCCACGTCATCCTCGTCTGCGTCCATCTCACCGTCATCCATCTCACCGTCGTCCATCTCGTCGAACTCTCCACCGAGTTCGTCGTCACCGAACTCGTCCTCCCCGAACTCCCCGTCGTCGAGTTCCTCGCCTTCGTCGAACGCGTCGTCGTCGAAGAAGTCGTTCGCGTCCGCGTCGGCGATGTCGGCGTCGAGTTCCTCCTCCTCGTCCTCGTCGCCCTCCTCGTCGTCGAACAGACCGAAGCTCTCCGCACCACCGCCGCCGCCGACGCCGCCCGCCCCCTCCACGTCGTCGACGAACGGATTGACGCCACGAGTAACCATCTCGTAGATCTCCAGAAGCTTCCGGACGTTCTCCTCGACGTCGTCGACGCTCTCGCTGATCTGTTCGTTCTCGCTCCGGACGGTGTTCGCCTTCGAGGAGACGTTCGATACCTCAGTCTCCAGTTCCTCGATGCGGCTTTCGAGTTCGTTCACCGAGGAGTCCGCCCCACCGCCACCGTCGTCCATCCCGTCGAAGGAGCCGAACTCGTCGTCGAAGTCGTCGTCGAACTCCTCGTCCATCCCGAACTCGTCGTCCCCCTCGGGTTGCCCAGAGCCGCCGTCGTCCTCGTCCTCGTCGAGCCAACTGGCCATCCCAACGGCCAGCGTCCCGAACTGGGCGACGGCGAGCGCAGTCGGGGTGAGGTGGATAAGCTTCATTGGCGTGATACAGGTGCCCCCGCCGTAATTAATGTTCTCCCCCAATTCTCAGATAGATGAATCGGGTAACTCGATATTACTAACCTATTAAGCCGTGGGACTGGACGTACAGGCCGTAAGCTGGCCGAACGGTGATTGAACGAACCGCCGCGGAACCTGCGAGAGGCGACAGAAACACTAACAGAAAAAATGACAGCATCGAGAATGTTCTGCGGACGGCGACGGCGGGCCTGACAGAGTGAACACACCTCGAATATCAGGCAGAACCAACGTCAGCCAGGGATCAGTGGAATAGCCACTCCCTGGGACGTCGATGGTCGCTCGCGTGTGAGCTACTGCGTCTCCATCGAAGCGAGTCGGCCGATGAACACCAGACTCAACACGTGGTCTGTCATCCCGAGGTCCTCGTGGTCGTCCGCGTCGGCCGGCCCCGCGAACCCGCGAACGTGGTCGCGGAGCTCCGACGCCGCGCTCTCACCGACCCATCCGATGCTCTCGTAGTAGCCAATGGCCTTCAGCGAGCGCTTCACGCCGCCGCGCTCGAGGAGGAAGTCCAGCCACTCGAAGAGCGTAATCTCTGCCGCGTACTTCCCCGGCATCGACTCGAGATAGGGGCGACTGAGTCGCTCCTCTCCCGCGCTCGACTCCATGAACAGCAACTGTTTGAGCTGTCCGGAGCGGACCGCCTCCTCGACGCTCTCTTCCTGCTCGGAGAGGCGCTCTTTGAGGTCGCGGATGTCGCTGTCGTCGGTCTGCTGTGCCGCTCTCCGCAACTCCTCCGGGTCGTACTCGCGTGGGTTGAGTGTCATTCCTGGGGCTCCTCCGTGGTGAACTCCTGGGTCTCCTCTGTGGTGAGTTGCTCGACGCGGTTACCGAGTTCGTCGACCGCCTCGGACTGCTTCTGCGTCGCCGAGACGATCTGTTCGGACGCCGCCGCTGCGGTCTCCGCCTGCTCCTGGACCTCCTCTATCGTCACAATGACCTCCTCGACAGTGGACGCCTGTTCGTCGTTCGCGCGCGCGAC encodes:
- a CDS encoding FlaD/FlaE family flagellar protein → MKLIHLTPTALAVAQFGTLAVGMASWLDEDEDDGGSGQPEGDDEFGMDEEFDDDFDDEFGSFDGMDDGGGGADSSVNELESRIEELETEVSNVSSKANTVRSENEQISESVDDVEENVRKLLEIYEMVTRGVNPFVDDVEGAGGVGGGGGAESFGLFDDEEGDEDEEEELDADIADADANDFFDDDAFDEGEELDDGEFGEDEFGDDELGGEFDEMDDGEMDDGEMDADEDDVDDESGGGTSFEELKEEYESGDAEWAEGDDVEDGIEAEEKDDIGFDDSDLEADAETETASDDTGEFEFDEDDVTTDAGEESPDDGPSAPALGLRSQSDGPHLAEPPTGYLADVVSLEFLEYLLSEFGPKNTVRTLNYYERIGWIGEPVRDHLFDLLEGLTDSDYLYREEFGTTQLTMDDHLESLEYIEELASGDIERSIIDRCEDLQRNGIQR
- a CDS encoding FlaD/FlaE family flagellar protein, producing the protein MTLNPREYDPEELRRAAQQTDDSDIRDLKERLSEQEESVEEAVRSGQLKQLLFMESSAGEERLSRPYLESMPGKYAAEITLFEWLDFLLERGGVKRSLKAIGYYESIGWVGESAASELRDHVRGFAGPADADDHEDLGMTDHVLSLVFIGRLASMETQ